One genomic region from Thalassotalea sp. PS06 encodes:
- a CDS encoding NUDIX domain-containing protein: protein MKLASITLAFLLLASGIGWYVMHGDECSSPGFIGAGTTVFKKDAEGNVSLLLAYERGRGWSTFGGGPKKLDLSESASGCETPQQTAVRESVEESRMLLDADSLLTQVQSAKSYTNPTPRGDYITFLVELQELPDLQRYYSADLPNDPGYYETSEITWVPLNDIIERGRFVQTPNEQPLWEVFYQQFDAMLQSQPTHYWFNQQ, encoded by the coding sequence ATGAAATTAGCTTCCATCACTCTAGCGTTTTTACTACTCGCATCTGGTATTGGCTGGTATGTGATGCATGGCGACGAATGCTCCTCACCCGGGTTTATTGGCGCTGGTACCACAGTCTTTAAAAAGGACGCTGAAGGTAACGTTTCACTGCTTCTGGCTTACGAAAGAGGGCGTGGTTGGAGTACTTTTGGTGGTGGTCCTAAAAAGCTGGATTTAAGTGAATCGGCATCAGGATGTGAAACACCACAGCAAACGGCGGTGCGTGAAAGCGTTGAAGAGTCGAGAATGCTATTAGATGCCGATTCTTTGTTAACTCAGGTGCAATCCGCAAAATCCTACACTAATCCGACTCCAAGGGGCGATTACATCACCTTTTTGGTGGAGTTACAGGAACTACCTGATTTACAACGCTATTACAGCGCCGACTTACCAAACGATCCAGGCTATTATGAAACCAGTGAAATCACTTGGGTACCGTTAAACGATATCATCGAGCGAGGCCGTTTCGTGCAAACGCCAAATGAACAGCCACTATGGGAAGTGTTTTACCAACAGTTTGACGCTATGTTGCAAAGCCAGCCAACGCACTATTGGTTTAATCAGCAATAA
- a CDS encoding M1 family metallopeptidase yields MKILLILVSLLFPWAIYAENISLTTENIDAQQAQKVTTWLNTGVMAVETTLTPIPHSQVKITVKGYPDAMEPVPWGQILREQPIEVLLYVNPNMPLTSFVDDWTLYHELSHLYFPYLDYQNFWLSEGFATYMQYLSMFQGRIINQSQFVERIKQGLLRGEMKTREKPGKLNEVSADMWQQRAFKRVYWSGAAFFMEADLHLIADGNDLTEIIGNFSHCCLQQRMTGEELVNTLDKLSDTDIFSQLHQRYRHRLDFPAINQQQLRALAKHYQNKQPVSVMRQHSKVIAD; encoded by the coding sequence TTGAAAATCCTGTTAATTTTAGTCAGTTTGTTATTTCCCTGGGCAATCTATGCTGAAAACATTTCCCTGACCACGGAAAATATTGATGCGCAGCAGGCACAAAAAGTGACTACCTGGCTAAACACAGGTGTTATGGCGGTAGAAACGACGCTTACACCTATCCCCCACTCTCAGGTCAAAATCACCGTCAAAGGTTACCCCGATGCGATGGAGCCGGTGCCCTGGGGGCAAATATTGCGGGAGCAACCTATTGAAGTGTTGCTGTACGTGAATCCTAATATGCCATTAACCAGTTTCGTCGATGACTGGACCCTCTACCACGAGCTTTCTCACCTGTATTTTCCGTACCTGGATTACCAAAACTTCTGGCTAAGCGAAGGCTTCGCGACTTACATGCAGTATCTTTCTATGTTTCAGGGTCGGATCATCAACCAAAGTCAGTTTGTTGAACGCATCAAGCAAGGATTATTGCGTGGTGAGATGAAGACTCGGGAAAAGCCAGGAAAACTCAACGAAGTAAGTGCCGATATGTGGCAACAACGTGCCTTTAAACGAGTTTACTGGAGTGGCGCCGCATTTTTTATGGAAGCGGATTTACATCTGATAGCCGATGGCAACGACCTGACTGAAATCATTGGAAATTTTAGCCATTGTTGCTTGCAGCAAAGAATGACAGGGGAAGAGCTTGTCAACACGTTAGACAAGCTAAGCGACACTGATATTTTCAGCCAACTTCATCAACGGTATCGACATCGTTTGGATTTTCCAGCCATCAATCAGCAACAGCTAAGAGCGCTCGCCAAACACTATCAAAACAAACAACCTGTATCGGTCATGCGACAGCATTCGAAGGTTATTGCTGATTAA
- a CDS encoding DUF3565 domain-containing protein has protein sequence MKQPIVGFLLDEEEHWLAKLACGHNQHVRHNPPWQNRSWVITDEGRKRKIGFRINCKKCDLNAPKDWK, from the coding sequence ATGAAACAACCAATTGTTGGTTTTTTGCTTGATGAAGAAGAGCACTGGTTAGCTAAGCTTGCTTGTGGCCATAATCAGCATGTCAGGCATAATCCGCCTTGGCAAAATCGTTCATGGGTGATAACCGATGAAGGACGAAAGCGGAAAATTGGCTTTCGGATTAATTGTAAAAAATGCGATTTGAATGCGCCAAAAGACTGGAAGTAA
- a CDS encoding DUF3012 domain-containing protein yields MKKILLAMVAGLFIVGCQPKVGSDEWCAKMKEKPKADWSANEAADYAEHCVLDQKPDDDEG; encoded by the coding sequence ATGAAAAAGATTCTTTTAGCAATGGTTGCTGGCTTATTCATCGTTGGTTGTCAGCCTAAAGTGGGCTCGGACGAGTGGTGTGCAAAGATGAAAGAAAAGCCAAAAGCTGACTGGAGTGCCAATGAAGCGGCCGATTACGCCGAACATTGTGTACTCGATCAAAAGCCAGATGATGATGAGGGTTAA
- the asnB gene encoding asparagine synthase B: MCSIFCVLDIQGDAASLRDQALQMSRLLRHRGPDWSGVFADEQAILVHERLAIVDTENGAQPLYNSNRNHVLAVNGEIYNHKQLEQELTSNYQFQTKSDCEVILPLYEEHGSAFIDKLQGMFAFVVYDKEKQRYLVARDHIGIIPLYTGVDEHGNFYVASEMKALVPVCKTVSEFPPGHYLDSSEGEIKQYYQRDWQEYSAVAENTASLDELRNGLEQAVKSHLMTDVPYGVLLSGGLDSSLVSAITQKFASRRIEENGLSDAWWPKVHSFAVGLEGSPDLEAAQKVADAIGTVHHTMHFTVQEGIDALKEVIYHLETYDVTTIRASTPMYLMARKIKAMGIKMVLSGEGADEIFGGYLYFHKAPNAQEFHEETVRKLSKLHMFDCLRANKAMSAWGVEARVPFLDKTFMDTAMRLNPQAKMCVDGKIEKHILRAAFEGYLPEEILWRQKEQFSDGVGYSWIDSLKEHVEALVSDQQLENARFKFEHNTPDTKEAYFYRSIFEEHFPLESAAKCVPGGKSVACSTEAALAWDESFKNNADPSGRAVLSVHNESY, encoded by the coding sequence ATGTGTTCAATTTTTTGTGTGTTGGATATTCAAGGCGACGCAGCATCATTGCGCGATCAAGCCTTGCAAATGTCCCGTTTATTAAGACACCGCGGCCCGGATTGGTCAGGTGTATTTGCCGACGAACAGGCAATTTTAGTTCATGAACGTTTAGCTATTGTCGATACCGAAAATGGCGCCCAACCTCTATATAACTCCAATCGAAATCACGTATTAGCGGTTAATGGCGAAATTTATAATCACAAGCAGCTGGAACAGGAACTTACCAGTAATTACCAATTTCAAACCAAGTCCGATTGTGAAGTGATCCTGCCTTTGTATGAAGAGCATGGCAGCGCGTTTATCGATAAATTACAGGGTATGTTCGCCTTTGTTGTTTATGACAAAGAAAAGCAGCGCTATCTGGTGGCCCGTGACCATATTGGTATTATCCCGCTTTATACGGGTGTTGATGAGCACGGTAACTTCTATGTTGCTTCTGAGATGAAAGCGTTAGTACCGGTTTGTAAAACCGTAAGTGAGTTCCCTCCTGGTCATTACCTGGATTCAAGTGAAGGTGAAATTAAGCAGTACTATCAAAGAGACTGGCAGGAATACAGCGCGGTTGCGGAAAATACGGCAAGTCTTGATGAGTTGCGCAATGGTCTTGAACAAGCGGTTAAATCTCACCTGATGACAGACGTACCTTATGGGGTATTGTTGTCTGGTGGTCTGGACTCTTCATTAGTATCAGCTATCACTCAGAAATTTGCGTCTCGTCGTATTGAAGAAAATGGCTTGAGCGATGCCTGGTGGCCAAAAGTGCATTCTTTTGCCGTAGGTCTTGAAGGCTCTCCGGATTTAGAAGCCGCGCAAAAAGTTGCCGATGCCATTGGCACTGTGCATCACACCATGCACTTTACCGTGCAAGAAGGTATCGATGCCCTTAAGGAAGTTATTTATCATCTCGAAACTTATGATGTAACCACTATTCGTGCATCGACTCCTATGTATCTTATGGCTCGTAAGATCAAAGCTATGGGCATAAAAATGGTTTTATCCGGTGAAGGTGCCGATGAAATCTTTGGTGGTTACCTTTACTTCCACAAAGCGCCTAATGCTCAGGAATTTCATGAAGAGACAGTACGTAAGCTAAGCAAACTGCATATGTTTGATTGTTTACGTGCCAATAAAGCCATGTCGGCATGGGGTGTTGAAGCTAGGGTGCCATTCCTGGATAAAACTTTTATGGACACGGCAATGCGCCTGAACCCGCAAGCGAAAATGTGTGTAGATGGCAAAATCGAGAAGCACATATTGCGCGCCGCATTTGAAGGGTATTTGCCAGAAGAAATCCTATGGCGTCAGAAAGAACAATTCTCAGATGGTGTTGGCTATTCCTGGATTGATAGTTTGAAAGAGCACGTTGAAGCTTTGGTGAGCGATCAACAGCTGGAAAATGCTCGTTTTAAGTTTGAGCACAACACACCAGATACCAAGGAAGCATACTTTTATCGCAGTATCTTTGAAGAGCACTTCCCGCTGGAGTCGGCCGCTAAATGTGTGCCTGGTGGCAAATCTGTTGCATGTTCAACGGAGGCCGCCCTTGCCTGGGATGAAAGCTTTAAGAACAACGCCGATCCATCTGGTCGAGCGGTATTGAGCGTGCATAACGAAAGCTACTAA